The window GCGTACCGCGATCGATGAAGACAAGGCACTCCACAAGGCCGCTGCACAGGATGACGACGAGGACGACCCCGATCCCGAGCGCCACGGCATGGCCGCGCCGGTGAGCCTCGCGCAGCGCGCGTGGCCGCTGCTGGACCTGCTGCAGCTCGCACAGAAGGAAGGGGTGCCAGTCGTCTGGGGCGTCTGACCCGTCGCCTCGCCGAACCGTCACGGCCGGAAGACATACGACCCGAAACAATTGCCCTGCCTTATAATGAGAATTCATCTCATTCTCTTTATTACGCATGACTATGCGGCTGCCTGCGCCAAAACTGCTCAATCTCATCCAGGAGCGCCGCTACGGCGTCGAGTATCAGCCGCTCGTCGCGCTCGCCGACGGGCGCGTCATCGGCTATGAAGCGCTCGCCCGCTTCTATGCCAGCGACGGCGGCCAACTTTCACCGCAGCAGGTTTTCGACTCGCTCCACGCCAGCCCGCTGAGCCTGTTCCAGGTCGAATACGAGATGAAACGGCTGCAGCTGGCGCACGCGCCGGCGGGCGATCACCTGCTGTTCGTGAACCTCGACCCGGATGCCTTCCAGGCGGGCCTCGGCGAGGGGCCGCATCCGCTTGTCGAACTGCTGTCCGCACATCCCGGCCTCGTCATCGAAATCATCGAGAACAGCAGCATCAACGACGCCGAGATCAGCCACGCGATGACGTCGGCTTTCGCAGGGACGTCGGTCGGACTCGCGCTCGACGACATCGGCGCCCCCGCCACGATGCTGTCCCTGCCGATCTTGCTGACCGTCGGCTTCCTGAAGTTCGACCGGTCCTGGGTCTGCCATCCCGATGACAAGATGCGCTGCGCGGCGTTGAAACATCTGGTCGCCTTCGCGCACGACTGCGGCAAGCGGACGGTCCTGGAAGGCATCGAGGACGCATCGCAGCTGGAATTCGCGGCGGCGCTCGGCTTTGATTACGTGCAGGGCTTTCTCTACCGGCCGCTGTTTCACCACACCGGTTGCCTCGCTCATTGCGCTTCCGGCCCGGCTGCGGCGTCGGCGTGCCGGCCGTGCAGCCGTGCGGCCGTGTCGCTCGAGGGAGTCGCCCCGGTCGGTTGATTGGCGACGCCGCTACTGCGCGTCCGGCTGCTGCGCCGGAGCGGCGAGGCGGAAGGCGTCGAGCGTCTCGCAGGCCTCGACGATGCGCAGCACGGTCGGCATCGCATCGAGCTTCGCACCGAAGCGGCGCGCGTTGAACACCTGCGGCACGAGGCAGCAGTCGGCGACACCGGGCGTGTCGCCGTGGCAGAAGCGGCCGGTGCGCGGGTGACGCAGCATCGCCTCGACCGCCGCGAGGCCGACCTCGACCCAGTGGCGGTACCACGCGTCCCTGTGCACGTCATCGACGCCCAGCTCGCGCTTCAGGTACTGCAGCACGCGCAGGTTGTTGAGCGGGTGGATGTCGCACGCGATCGCCTGCGCAAGGGCGCGCACGCGCGCGCGACCCGGCGCATCGGCGGGCAGCAGCGGCGGATGCGGATGCGTCTCGTCGAGGTATTCGATGATCGCGAGCGACTGCGTCAGCAGCTGGCCGTCGTCGTCGAGCGCGGGCACGAGTCCGGCGGGGTTCAGCGCGAGGTATTCCGGCGGTGCTGACCGCCGTCCTTCACCAGGTGGATCGGCACAGCGTCGCAGGCGAGGCCTTTCAGGTTCAAGACGATGCGCACGCGGAACGCGGCGGAGCTGCGGAAATAGGTGTAGAGCTTCATGCGCCGACCTGGCGGGTGATCGTTCAGCGGGCGGGCGGCATGACCTGGTCGCGCGCGATCTTCATCGCCTCACGCAGCACCGAGATGTCGCCGATGTGGTTCGCCAGCAGCAGGATCAGGCTGGCATTCGCCATCGCGCTCTGCTCGTCCGTGAGGTCGCGATGCAGGTCGATGAGGACTTCGTAGAAGTCGTCGCCGGGGCTGAATGCGTGGAAGTAGCGCTTGCCGGGGGTGAAGAAGTTCGGGTCGGTATTGAGGCTCATGGTGGCGTCCCTAAGGCGTTGCAGGTGGCGCGGGCGAGCGCGGCGCGCACGCGTGCGGAGTCGAAACCGCGCCAGCGCGCAGCGACGTGCTGGTCGGGGCGGATCAGGTAGGTGGTACCGGGCTTGAGGTCGTAGCGCTCGCGGATCCGCCCCTTCGCGTCGAGCAGCGTCTTCAGCCCGCCCGGCGCCGTGCCGCGCTCGGCGACGACGAGTGTCTCGACCGGAATCGCGCCTTCGGCGAGCGCCGCGAACGCCGCGGCGGTGGCGACATCGACATCCGCCGCGTCCGGCATGCCGTACAGCAGCTGGAAGCGATTGCCCGCCGCCTGCAGCAGCCACCGCTCGCCACCGGCGCTCTCGATGGGCGCATCGTCCATCGGCGCGCCGGGCACCATGTTGCCGGCGAAGACTTCCGCGTCGGGCGTGTTGAGGCGCGACGCAGTGAGGACGCTCGGCACCGACAGCCGCCCGGAATTCACCAGCGCGCGCGCGAAGGGGTAGTCCTTCGCGAGGCCCAGCACGGCGTTGCGGAAGATCCGGCTGATGGCGCTCTTCGGCGTGATGAAATCGGTCGAACGCGTCGAGTTCATGATGTTCTCGTCGGCGGCGACGACGCGCTCCTCGGAGTAGGAGTCGAGAAGCCGCTCCGGCGCGCTGCCGTCCAGCACGAGCTTGAGCTTCCACACGAGGTTGTCGCTGTCCTGGATGCCGGAGTTCGCGCCGCGCGCGCCGAAGGGCGACACCTGGTGCGCGGCGTCGCCGGTGAAGAGGAGCCGCCCGTGGCGGAATTCGTGCATGCGGCGGCACTGGAAGGTGTAGACGCTGACCCATTCGAGCTCGAACTCGCGCTGCTCGCCGAGCATCGCCCGGATGCGCGGGATCACCTTCTCGGGCTTCTTCTCCTCCTCCGGGTCGACATTCCAGCCGAGTTGGAAATCGATGCGCCACACGTTGTCGGCCTGACGGTGCAGCAGCACCGACTGGTTCGGGTGGAAGGGCGGGTCGAACCAGAACCAGCGCTCGGCCGGGTAGTCCGCCTTCATCACGACGTCGGCGATCAGGAAGCGGTCCATGAAGATCCGACCCTCGATGTCCAGCCCCATCATGTGGCGGATCGGACTGCGCGCGCCGTCGGCGACGATCAGCCAGCCGGTGTCGATGCCGTAGGCGCCGTCGGGCGTCTCGACGCGCAGGCTGACGCGCTCGCCGTGATCGGTCACGGCGATCACGTTGTTCTTCCAGCGCAGGTCGATGTTCGGCAAGGACTGCGCGCGGCGCACGAGGTATTCCTCGAGGTAGTACTGCTGCAGGTTGATCATGCCCGGGCGGTGGTGGTCCGGCTCGGGGCAGAGGTTGAAGTTGAAGACCTCCTGCTCGCGGAAGAAGGTGCGGCCGACGTTCCACGACACGCCCTTCTGCACCATCTCCTCGGCGCAGCCGAGGCGGTCCATGATCTCCAGCGCGCGCTTCGCGTAGCACACGCCGCGCGAGCCGATCGACACCGTGTCGTCGTTGTCGAGCAGCACGACCGGCACGCCGTGGATCGCGAGATCGATCGCCGCCGCGAGTCCCACGGGACCGGCGCCGACGACCACGACCGGATGGCGTCCGTCGCGGCGTTCGGCAATCTCCGGCGGGCGGCGGTACTCGAACTTCGGGTACTGGTACGAACTCAGCACGGGCGTCTCCTCCTCGATGTCGCACTTTCCGGCGTTGCCTTCTGTGGGGCGTGTCACCGGTAATTTTCTATCGCATCCGTCCTGCAGCACGCAGGGATGAATCATCCTAGATGTCAGTTTGTTAACCGTCAATTCATTTGCTATCGTTGAATTGAAAGCAGCATGCAGCGCCCCCGCTGCTGCTAAGATTCGCCCCCATGGGAGACAACAGATTGGACAACGAAACACTCGAAGAGCGCCCGAGCGGCAAGAACGCCGACCGGCGCGGCATCCAGTCGATCGAAGTCGGCGGCGCGCTGCTGCAGGCGCTGGTCCGTCATGATGCGCCGATGATCCTCAAGGATCTCGCCCGCGAGGCGGGCATGCCGCCAGCCAAGGCCCACCCCTACCTCGTGAGCTTCGGCAAGCTCGGCCTGGTCGAACAGGATCCGGTGACCGGCCGCTATGGGCTGGGCGCCTTCGCGCTGCAGATGGGCCTGTCGGCGCTGCACGGCGTGAGCCCGCTGCGGGTCGCGACGCCCGAGGCGGCGCGGCTGTCCGACGAGATCCAGCAGAACGTCGCGGTCGCCGTGTGGGGCAACCACGGCCCGACCATCGTCAGCATCGAGGAATGCAGCCGGCAGGTGCATGTGAACATGCGTGTCGGCACGGTCATGGATCTCCTCACCTCCGCCACCGGCCGCACCTTCGCCGCCTTCCTCCCCGCACGCATGACGACCGCCCTCATCGAGGACGAATTCGCCCGCCAGGCCCTCACGCGCGAACAGCTCGAGGCCGAGTTCGCCGAGATCCGCCGCGAGCGCCTCGCCCGCGCCCTCGGCAAACCGATCCCCGGCATCAACGCCTTCACCGCCCCGATCTTCGACCATAACGGCCACCTCGCGCTGGCAATCACCGCGATGGGCCCCGCGGCGAGCTTCGACCCGGCATGGGACGGCGCGGTGGCGACGAAGCTGCGCGCGTGTGCAAAGGCGATTTCGGCACGGCTGGGAAAGACAGAGCCCTGAGCGGATAGCGAACCGCGCGCTGCACCGCTCGCAGCCGTTCAACCAAGACAAGGGCATTCTTCACCGCCTCGCGGGGGGCGTGATCGCTATGATTGCGTCACGTCACCCCCGAGGCTGCAGTGAGCCAGACCGACCGCATCATCCGCATCCGCAAGTTCCTCGACGAACGGCGCTCCGTGAGCCGCCGCATGCTGCTGGAAACGCTCGAGGTCTCCCCGGCCACCCTCAAGCGCGACATCGCCTTCCTGCGCAACGTCATGAACATCCCGATCGCGTGGGCCCCCGAGCTCGGGGGCTACCGCCTCGATCCCCGCTTGACCAGCGGCGCGCAGTACGAACTGCCCGGCCTATGGTTCTCCGACAAGGAAATCCACGCGCTGCTGACGATGCAGCATCTCCTCGCCAACCTCGACCCCGGCGGGCTGCTCGCCCCGCACGTGCAACCGCTCGTCGCCCGCCTCAACAAGCTTTTGGGCGCCACCGACCATCCCGCCGACGAAATCCGCCGCCGCGTGCTGATCGTCGGCATCGGCAAGCGCAGCCTCAAGCTCGCCCACTTCGAGAACATCGGCTCCGCACTGCTGCGCCGCAAGCGCCTCGCCATCCGCTACTACGCCCGCGGCCGCGACGCCGAGACGGCGCGCGAAATCTCGCCGCAACGCCTCGTCCATTACCGCGAAAACTGGTACCTCGACGCCTGGTGCCACTTGCGCGGCGCGTTGCGCAACTTCGCCGTCGACAGCATCCGCCAGGTCGAACTCCTCGACACCGTAGCGAAAGACATCCCCAACCAGACCCTCGACACCGTCCTCGGCCCCGGCTACGGCATCTTCGCTGGCAATGAATTGCGGTGGGCGCGGCTGCGCTTCTCGGCGGAACGGGCACGCTGGGTCGCGACCGAACACTGGCACCCTCAGCAGCGCGGCGCATTCGAGGCGGATGGCAGCTACGTGCTCGAAGTGCCGTATGCCGATCACCGGGAACTGATGATGGATGTGCTGAAGCACGGGACGCATTGCGAGGTGCTGGGGCCGGAGGGGTTGCGGCGGGTGGTGGCGGCGGAGGTGGCGGGGATGGCGAAAATATATGATGAAGGAAAATCGTGAGAGGCTCATCCTGTGAGCCCGGCAAGGCCGACAATCGGTGCCAACGACATTGGAAGGCAGGATTCGATGAGCATTCCGGAATACTTTCGGTACTGGGGCAAGGCGCGGCCACAGGACGGTGGCGAGGCCGGATATCACTTGCTGCCGTATCACTGCCTGGACGTCGCTGCCGTCGCAGCCGTCTGGTGGAATTCCAGTGCAAATCTCCGGCGTCAGTTCAAGGTGCTTGTCGATGACGAAATCGACGAACCCCAGTTGCGCGCCTGGATATTCTTCTTTGTCGCTTTGCACGACCTGGGCAAGTTCGACGTGCGGTTTCAAATGAAGTCTGCCGAGGCGCTCGCTGCGCTACGGCCAGAATGGCATGCAAAAGATTTGCCCTACCGCGCCGATGCCGAGCGATACGGACACGGAGAATATGGACTGCGCTGGTTCATCCGGGAGTATCCGAACCTGCTCGGCATGGACAAACAGAACGAGGAAGTCGTCGACGCGTGGGTGCCCTGGCTCGCAGCGGTCGCGGGACATCACGGCAAGGTGCCCCGCCACCGCGAGCGGGCGCGCCAGCCAGATGCAGAAGATTGGATCGTCCAGCGCGACCACGACGCCCGCCGCGCCTGGTTCGACACCCTCGAGGAAATCTTTCTCAAACCTTGCGACCTGAGTCTTGCCGACCTTCCGCCGCCGCTCCAGCGCGACGACGCCGCCTACCTTGCCGGCTTCTGCGCCATATGTGACTGGCTAGGCTCGAACGAGGAGTGGTTCGAATATCGCGCGAGTAGCGGGAATGTCGTAGCGTATTTCAACGAACGAGTCGCGAAGATCGAGCGCGAGCGCCTCATCGAACGATGCGGCCTGGCCGCCCACGCAGCGCCGTACCGTGGCGTGAAGGCCCTTCTCGGGGCTGAAGAGTCGCCGCGCCAGCTCCAGACTTTGGTCGACGAACTGCCTGTGAACGCCGGCCTGACGCTTGTAGAGGCACCGACCGGCTCGGGCAAGACCGAGACCGCCCTCGCCTATGCATGGAGGCTACTCGATGCCGGCATTGCCGACAGCATCGTCTTCGCCCTCCCCACTCAGGCGACGGCAAACGCGATGTGGGAGCGGCTCAACCGTTTTGCAGACACCCTTTTCGGGAAGGGCTCGAATCTCGTGCTGGCCCACGGCAAGGCGCGCTGGCATGAGGGCCACAGACACCTGAAAGAGGCCGCGCGGCAACGGAGCGCGCAGGAGGACGAGGACATTCGGGTCCAATGCGCGGAGTGGCTCGCTGAAAGCCGCAAGCGCGTCTTCCTCGGGCAGATCGGCGTGTGCACGATCGACCAGGTTCTGCTTTCCGTGCTCCCGCTGCGGCACAAGTTCGTCCGCGGTTTCGGAGTCATGAAATCCGTGCTGATCGTCGACGAAGTGCATGCCTACGATCACTACATGTACGGCTTGCTCGACGGCGTCCTGCGGCAACAGCGGCGAGGCGGCGGCAGCGCGATCCTCCTGTCCGCCACCCTGCCGCACGGCCAGCGTCGCCGCCTTTGTGAAGCTTGGGGGTCAACCGAACCGCCGGTCGCAGACGCGCCCTACCCGCTCCTCACACATGTCGATGCAACCGGCAGCGTTTCCTTCATCAAGCTGGAAGATCCCGTCCGGCACCCGCCGTCGCGCGCCGTCGCCATCGAAACCCTCGCGCTCGCGGGACTCCTTCCCGACGACGCGCTCATCTCGCGCGTCATCGCCGCCGCCCATGCGGGCGCCCGCGTCGCCATCGTCTGCAATCTGGTGAACGATGCGCAGAGACTCGCCGGCGCGCTACGCGCCGCGACCGACATCCCCATAGACCTCTTTCACGCTCGCTTCCGCTTCATCGACCGCCAGGCGCGCGAGCAGGCGGTGCTTGCACAATATGGCCGCGACGCCGCGCGGAACTCCGGGCGCATTCTCGTGGCGACGCAGGTGGTCGAGCAAAGCCTCGACCTCGACTTCGACTGGCTGATCACCCAGATCTGTCCGGTTGACCTGCTCTTCCAACGCATGGGGCGACTTCACCGCCACATGCGGGTGCGCCCGGGAGGTTTCGAAAGCCCGCATTGCACAATCCTCGCCCCACCGGATAACGACTACGGACTGCACAAGGTCGTCTACGGAAACACGCGCGTCCTGTGGCGCACGCAGCAGCTCATTGGCGCGGACAAAGTCTCGTTCCCAACGGCGTATCGCGAATGGATCGAACGCGTGTACGAGCGTGATGACTGGAGCGACGAACCCGAAAACATCGCCTTCGAATACGACAAGTTCCACGTCGAGCAGAAGGCCAAGTTCGACCACGCGCAAGTCATCGCGAACGACGACATGAATCCGCTCGCCGACAGCGACGAGAACGTCCGCGCCCTGACACGCGACGGCGAAATGTCGCTCTCGGTCGTCCTGATCGACGCCGAAGGCCGATTGATCGGAGAACGGGACCCCATCGACGAGGCGGATGAATGGGAACGGCGCGAGCGTATCGCCCTGAGCGCGGTGGGCGTACCTGCGAGTTGGAAGGGTTCCCTGCCCGAATCGGACGAAGACGGCCTGATCTGGTTAAAGGTCAGCCCGGTCTCGGATGGCGAATGGTTTGGTGTCGGCGTGAATGCCGGCTTTCGGTACAGCAGTGAATATGGTCTGGAAAAGGAGGAGGCGTGAATCTCTATACCGATGCGTGGATCCCCGTGCGTGGCAGCACAGTCCCGCTGAGCCTCAGGCAGTTGCTGTGCGAACCCGACGAGAGGCAGTTGTCGCTTCCTCGGGACGACTTGGAGCTCGCGTGCCTGCAACTCCTGATTTCGCTGGTGCAGGTCGCACTACCTCCGCCAGACCGGCAGTCTTGGCGCAAGCGGATGGAAACACCCCTTGCCGAGGCCGAGTACAACAATGCGGTCGCATCGCTTATGGAGTGGTTCGATCTCGACCACCCGACCCATCTGTTCATGCAGACACGCGGCGTTTCCGCGGCCGAACCCACACCGATCCAGAAGCTGATGGTCGGCCTACCCGAGGGCAACAATCACAGCTTCTTCAACGCTCCAGGCGAGGTGCAGCATCTTTCACCGGCTGCTACCGCTATCGCGCTGTTCAACCAGGCAGCCACCGCCCCGAACTTCGGCGGCGGGTTCAAGGGTGGCCTCCGCGGCACGCCGATCACCACTCTGGTGGCAGGGGATGATCTACGACAGACCGTCTGGCGCAACGTCCTCAGTGAGGAGCGCCTCCGGCGGATGCTGCCGTGGTACGAAGAGACGAAACGGCAAGCGCCGGTTTGGGTCGAGCCAATCCGGGAGAAGGAGAAGATTCAGTTCAACCAGATCGGTCTGCTGCGAGGGCTGTTCTGGCAGCCTGCGCACATCGAGTTGATCCGGTCGCCGGCTCCGGCAGTGTGTGATTTTCTTGGAGGCCCGGAGCAGTCGGGATATAGCGGCTTCAATAAGGAAAAATTCGTATTCGACGTCGTCGGCCTGTGGCCACATCTGCATAGTCCGAGCGAGTTCGAGATCAAGAAGGATGAGCGCAGCGACCGCTTTCTCGCCTTCACGACGACGGCACCGGCATGGACGCAGTGCTCTCGATTCCTTTTCAGTCAGGACGACGGCAAGTCCGGTCACCGCCCCGCAGCTGTCGTCGAGCAGTGGCGTGCGGATGGTAGCGGCGAGCTTCGGCTCATCGTCGGCGGATATCGGAACAAGCAGGCGTCGATCCTGCAGCGGCGGCACGAGTTCTTCAGCATCGGTGATGGCTGGCAAGACGAATGTGGCCAGGACGCGATCGAATGGGCGGTGAGTCGCGCGCTGGACTGCAAGAGCCTCTTGCGCGGCAAGCTCTATTCGGTGGTGAAGGGCAATCGCGAAAAGGGCATCAAGGCACTGGGCGTCGATATCCACGAGGCCGCCGAAAACCACTTCTACCAGCGGACCGAATCTCTAATCCACGCTTGGTTGCGCACCATGACCCGTGCCGAGCGGCGGGCGGAGAAGACTGCTCTGCTCGATCAACTCGCCGACCGCTGTCTGCAGATCTTCCAGGAAGCGACGCATCCCTACTGCCGCAATCCGGCACTGGTGCGCACTGTCGCGCTCGCCAGGCGCGGTCTTGCCGCGGAACTCAAGAAAATGAAGGAGGCCACCGCATCATGAGCGATAAGCAAACATTGGCACTGCCGGACTTCGTCGAGCTGTACAAGCGTTATCGCAGCATGGCAGACCGAGACGGCGACTTCCGTTCGCAACTCGGCAAACGCGTCGGCGCTCCGGACGAGTTGGGAATGCGTCCGGCCTTCTATAGGCTATTCCCAGGCACCCGCCCTCAGTCGTGGGCCGAACGCGTCGTCTTCTTTCTTCCGTTCTGCCGTCATGCAGACGATGCAAAGCCGCTCGGCGCACAACTGGCTGCCGAACGAGTATCCGAGGCACGTCTCTTTCAGGTCATCCGGGCCGATGAACCGAACGACCTGATCCAACTGCGGCGGCTTGTCCAGCATGTCGAGCCGTCCGTCGATTGGACCGAATTCGGACGCCTCCTGTATTTCTGGAACGAGCGCGCCAAGCGCACGCTGCTCGAAGACTTCTTCATCCATCAACCCGCCAAGGCGAAGTGAAAGGGAGCAAACATGAACAAGAATTTCATCAATTTCCACGTCCTGATTTCCCATAGCCCCTCGTGCCTGAACCGGGACGACATGAACATGCAGAAGACCGCGGTCTTCGGCGGCGTGCGCCGCGTGCGCGTTTCCAGCCAGAGCCTGAAGTATTGGCTGCGCAATAGCGACTACTACAAACGCATTTTTGGCAAGCCGTCTGTCCGCACCAAACGTCTCGATTTGGCAATTCCGTGGCTTGTCGAGGAACTTGGGAAGGAATTCGAGCCAGATCTGATTCGGAAGGCAGCCACTGCATTCGTGCGGTCGGCGAAGAAATCCGACGCAAGTGAGGTGGTTGATGTCGAGGAAGAGGAGGAAGGGAACGGAGCGAAGGGCGATAAGAAGTTGGCTGTTGCCCCGTGGGTAGTTGCCGAAATGAAAGTGATCTGCTCCGTTATCGAAGCTGTAGAACGTGATGGCCTAACGGACGATGAACGGGAAAAAGCGCTTAAGCGCGTTGGAAAAATGGTGGGCAAGGGTAATGACCGGCGGGCGCTGACTGAGGCCGACTGCCTTCGCGAAGGAATCGAGCAAAAAATCCAAAGGCATCTGAACGAAAGTTCTCAGGCCATTGCAACTGCACTGGGTTCTGCTATGGATGTTGCACTATCAGGCCGGATGGCTACGAGCGGTCTTATGACGTCCATCGACGGTGCACTTGCTGTGGCGCCTGCGATTACTACCCATGCCGCGGAGTCGGACATCGATTGGTTTACGGCGGTTGATGATCTTGTTGATGTGGGATCAGGTCACCTTGATACACAGGAGTTTTCGGCAGGTGTCTTTTATCGTTACGCGAGCCTGAACCTCCAGCAATTGCAGAATAACCTTGGCGGCGGGAGCCGTGACCAAGCACTGAAAGTTGCCGTGCATGCACTGCACCTTCTGGCCACGGTCGTACCGAGCGCCAAGCAGCAATCCTTCGCAGCTCACAATCTGGCCGACTTCGCCATGGTGAGTGTATCGGACCAACCGATTTCCCTCGCAAACGCCTTCGAGAGATCCGTCAAAAATCAAGACGGCTTCCTCAAGCCTTCTGTGACAGCGCTCCTGAGTTACTGGGACAAGATTCACCGTGGCTATGGAATAGACGAACGTACAGCGGTCTTTGATCTGACCGAAACTTCCGGTGGTCCCGGTGGCCCCGACTTGGCACGTAAAGCAACCTTGCCTGATCTCGAGAAGTGGCTATTGGGCGACGGTCTGGTTTGAGGTCCTGCCATGGCTAATTTCCTGATCCTGCAACTCGACGGCGTCCTGCAGGCGTGGGGCGACCATAGCTTCGAGGATTACCGACCCACGGTCGGCTTTCCGACCCGCTCGGGCCTGCTCGGACTGCTCGCGGCCTGTCTCGGCATCGACCGGGGAGATACCGCCGGCTTGACTGACCTGGACCACAGCGTCTGGTTCACCGTGAGGGCGGAAGATCGAAGCGAGGACGCGCCCGCCCATAAACTCACCGACTACCACACGGTCCTCGAAGCCCGGACTGTCGATATCCGCAAACCACGAAAGTTTCCGGTCGAATCTCGGCGCGAATACCTGTGCGATGCCATATTCAGCGTCGCAGTCGAGCAAGCCGGCGCTGTAGTCACGCTCGACCACATTGCCGCCGCCCTGCAGCGCCCAGTATTCACGCCGAGCCTCGGCCGCCGCTCCTGCCCCTTGTCACGACCGCTGTTCGCTGCACGACTAGCGGCTGATAACCCGGCCCACGCCTTGCAGCTCTGGTCTCCGCGCGGCGGAACGCTTTACAGCGACTCCCCGGCACTCGCCAGCGACCGAGAGTTGCGCCTGCGCGACGTTCCCCGCTACGGGCGGGTGCGGCAATTCGGCACGCGGCGCGTGTTCGTCAGCGTCGAAGGAGCAGGCCATGTACCTGAGTAAAGTGCAGCTCGACTGGAAGGACACGCGCAATCCCTACGACTGGCATCGTGCCTTATGGCGCCTGTTTCCCGAGCAACCCGAGGAGAAGCGGGCCTTCCTCTTTCGGGTCGAACAGCAGCGCCCGGGACAAGGCGCACTGATCCTACTGCAGTCGCCCACAGCTCCTTATCCCTACGACGCCGCCACGCGCGTCATTGCCGAGCCCAAACGGCTCGACCTCTCGGCCATGACGGAAGGGTTATCGCTGCGCTTCCGGCTGATGGCGAATGTCATCAAGACCATTCGTGACAGCGAGGATACTGAGCGGCCCATCCGTGTCCCGTTGATCAAGGAAGAGCAGCAACTGGAATGGCTGAGGCGCAAGCTTGCCGATTCGGCGGTGATTGAAGCCGTGACGATCACACCGAACACGCCGCTTTTCTTCAGGCGGAAGGGACAGGCTGGCAAACTCGCGACGATCACCTTCGATGGACGGCTACGCGTTTTCGATCCAGACGGCTTTCAGCGTTTGATGGAGAGCGGCGTCGGTGCCGCGAAGAGCTTCGGTTGCGGCCTACTGAGCGTGGCACGCGGCGCATGACGAAGCCCATGGCGAGGCGGGAAGCCCCAGAAATTGTGCTATCTTTTGATAGCACAGTTCCTCGGGAGGCCACTATGGAAACCTTCACCGTCCGCGACCTGCGCGAGCGCACCGGGGAGCTGATCCGCGGTGCCGAGGCGGGCAAACTGTCCGTCGTCACCAAGCACGGCAACCCGGTCTTCGTTGCCGTGCCCTTCGACGACGCCTTGCTGGAAAGCGGGGTGCGGACTTCGCTGGCAATCAAGCTGTTCGACGAGGGCA is drawn from Azoarcus sp. DN11 and contains these coding sequences:
- a CDS encoding DUF1840 domain-containing protein — encoded protein: MLITFKSAAGADVIMFGDIAKRLVGILGKDPQDAKGIVTVEQLPGAIVRMRTAIDEDKALHKAAAQDDDEDDPDPERHGMAAPVSLAQRAWPLLDLLQLAQKEGVPVVWGV
- a CDS encoding EAL domain-containing protein; translated protein: MTMRLPAPKLLNLIQERRYGVEYQPLVALADGRVIGYEALARFYASDGGQLSPQQVFDSLHASPLSLFQVEYEMKRLQLAHAPAGDHLLFVNLDPDAFQAGLGEGPHPLVELLSAHPGLVIEIIENSSINDAEISHAMTSAFAGTSVGLALDDIGAPATMLSLPILLTVGFLKFDRSWVCHPDDKMRCAALKHLVAFAHDCGKRTVLEGIEDASQLEFAAALGFDYVQGFLYRPLFHHTGCLAHCASGPAAASACRPCSRAAVSLEGVAPVG
- a CDS encoding DUF2783 domain-containing protein; protein product: MSLNTDPNFFTPGKRYFHAFSPGDDFYEVLIDLHRDLTDEQSAMANASLILLLANHIGDISVLREAMKIARDQVMPPAR
- a CDS encoding FAD-dependent oxidoreductase, with the translated sequence MLSSYQYPKFEYRRPPEIAERRDGRHPVVVVGAGPVGLAAAIDLAIHGVPVVLLDNDDTVSIGSRGVCYAKRALEIMDRLGCAEEMVQKGVSWNVGRTFFREQEVFNFNLCPEPDHHRPGMINLQQYYLEEYLVRRAQSLPNIDLRWKNNVIAVTDHGERVSLRVETPDGAYGIDTGWLIVADGARSPIRHMMGLDIEGRIFMDRFLIADVVMKADYPAERWFWFDPPFHPNQSVLLHRQADNVWRIDFQLGWNVDPEEEKKPEKVIPRIRAMLGEQREFELEWVSVYTFQCRRMHEFRHGRLLFTGDAAHQVSPFGARGANSGIQDSDNLVWKLKLVLDGSAPERLLDSYSEERVVAADENIMNSTRSTDFITPKSAISRIFRNAVLGLAKDYPFARALVNSGRLSVPSVLTASRLNTPDAEVFAGNMVPGAPMDDAPIESAGGERWLLQAAGNRFQLLYGMPDAADVDVATAAAFAALAEGAIPVETLVVAERGTAPGGLKTLLDAKGRIRERYDLKPGTTYLIRPDQHVAARWRGFDSARVRAALARATCNALGTPP
- a CDS encoding IclR family transcriptional regulator; translation: MDNETLEERPSGKNADRRGIQSIEVGGALLQALVRHDAPMILKDLAREAGMPPAKAHPYLVSFGKLGLVEQDPVTGRYGLGAFALQMGLSALHGVSPLRVATPEAARLSDEIQQNVAVAVWGNHGPTIVSIEECSRQVHVNMRVGTVMDLLTSATGRTFAAFLPARMTTALIEDEFARQALTREQLEAEFAEIRRERLARALGKPIPGINAFTAPIFDHNGHLALAITAMGPAASFDPAWDGAVATKLRACAKAISARLGKTEP
- a CDS encoding YafY family protein — encoded protein: MSQTDRIIRIRKFLDERRSVSRRMLLETLEVSPATLKRDIAFLRNVMNIPIAWAPELGGYRLDPRLTSGAQYELPGLWFSDKEIHALLTMQHLLANLDPGGLLAPHVQPLVARLNKLLGATDHPADEIRRRVLIVGIGKRSLKLAHFENIGSALLRRKRLAIRYYARGRDAETAREISPQRLVHYRENWYLDAWCHLRGALRNFAVDSIRQVELLDTVAKDIPNQTLDTVLGPGYGIFAGNELRWARLRFSAERARWVATEHWHPQQRGAFEADGSYVLEVPYADHRELMMDVLKHGTHCEVLGPEGLRRVVAAEVAGMAKIYDEGKS
- the cas3 gene encoding CRISPR-associated helicase/endonuclease Cas3 is translated as MSIPEYFRYWGKARPQDGGEAGYHLLPYHCLDVAAVAAVWWNSSANLRRQFKVLVDDEIDEPQLRAWIFFFVALHDLGKFDVRFQMKSAEALAALRPEWHAKDLPYRADAERYGHGEYGLRWFIREYPNLLGMDKQNEEVVDAWVPWLAAVAGHHGKVPRHRERARQPDAEDWIVQRDHDARRAWFDTLEEIFLKPCDLSLADLPPPLQRDDAAYLAGFCAICDWLGSNEEWFEYRASSGNVVAYFNERVAKIERERLIERCGLAAHAAPYRGVKALLGAEESPRQLQTLVDELPVNAGLTLVEAPTGSGKTETALAYAWRLLDAGIADSIVFALPTQATANAMWERLNRFADTLFGKGSNLVLAHGKARWHEGHRHLKEAARQRSAQEDEDIRVQCAEWLAESRKRVFLGQIGVCTIDQVLLSVLPLRHKFVRGFGVMKSVLIVDEVHAYDHYMYGLLDGVLRQQRRGGGSAILLSATLPHGQRRRLCEAWGSTEPPVADAPYPLLTHVDATGSVSFIKLEDPVRHPPSRAVAIETLALAGLLPDDALISRVIAAAHAGARVAIVCNLVNDAQRLAGALRAATDIPIDLFHARFRFIDRQAREQAVLAQYGRDAARNSGRILVATQVVEQSLDLDFDWLITQICPVDLLFQRMGRLHRHMRVRPGGFESPHCTILAPPDNDYGLHKVVYGNTRVLWRTQQLIGADKVSFPTAYREWIERVYERDDWSDEPENIAFEYDKFHVEQKAKFDHAQVIANDDMNPLADSDENVRALTRDGEMSLSVVLIDAEGRLIGERDPIDEADEWERRERIALSAVGVPASWKGSLPESDEDGLIWLKVSPVSDGEWFGVGVNAGFRYSSEYGLEKEEA